One Pecten maximus chromosome 16, xPecMax1.1, whole genome shotgun sequence DNA window includes the following coding sequences:
- the LOC117344866 gene encoding uncharacterized protein LOC117344866: MAGLIAAIILVVMLIIIIIVVIARKSRKSKDRFEGQVRFDNRIYNQPNNQPLANNANGGQSVLFPRSNIAEPNPYDSLGPCALSTFKPSDDYLHPESHASRGAKKGEENPYASLRANDMLKYSNFVELPKDKTDSLENGYMHMRGSSSSDVTDDVSKDGTYVKMNFDSQRPEEDVFPSNGTLISSENDTDPSSYVNNGYATHISLSK, translated from the exons ATGGCTGGTCTGATTGCTGCAATAATTCTCGTCGTTATGCTGatcattatcatcatcgtcgtcatcgCCAGGAAAAG CAGAAAGTCCAAAGACAGATTCGAGGGTCAAGTTCGGTTTGATAATAGAATTTacaaccaaccaaacaatcaaCCCTTGGCAAATAATGCAAATGGCGGACAGAGCGTATTGTTTCCCAGGTCAAACATCGCAGAACCGAATCCGTATGATTCACTTGGGCCGTGTGCATTATCTACATTCAAACCATCAGACGATTACCTACATCCGGAAAGCCATGCTTCACGAGGAGCAAAAAAAGGAGAAGAAAACCCGTATGCATCACTGCGAGCCAATGATAtgctaaaatattcaaattttgtgGAGCTTCCTAAAGATAAGACAGATTCCCTCGAGAATGGGTACATGCACATGCGTGGTAGCAGTAGTAGTGACGTCACGGATGATGTGTCGAAAGATGGAACTTATGTGAAAATGAACTTTGATTCCCAGAGACCGGAAGAAGATGTTTTTCCATCTAATGGAACACTAATTAGTTCAGAGAATGATACAGATCCCAGTTCATATGTTAATAATGGTTACGCAACTCACATCTCGTTATCGAAATGA